A stretch of the Fusarium musae strain F31 chromosome 2, whole genome shotgun sequence genome encodes the following:
- a CDS encoding hypothetical protein (EggNog:ENOG41), producing the protein MKSMRGLLHTTSVETTNEQKTTFATTSVAGHKRSLSTVGEEHHFKASASRATVQFQRAVSLPSAPPRISASRIVRLDERVGPSEYSQRRAIAATPTSSCDPELELSHSTYGLPQQLVDNFASLGIKQIYPWQKACLKGPGLLTGDKNLVYCAPTGGGKSLVADVLMLKRILEEKGTKALLVLPYVALVQEKVRWLRSVVQGLRFASETAVDDDKRIWRRRADENTVRIIGFFGGGKVRATWADFDIGVCTLEKANALVNTAIDDCSISKLRAVVLDELHMVDDDHRGYLLELVATKLLSLEQRVQIVGMSATLPNMDMMARWLEGHCYETRYRPVPIEEHLVYDGNIYPASSTSGLIKTAAQLNSRSTQTQAQMRPIRRIEPSTQKELRDPVLNAVVTLAHETAVAGFGALVFAGSRGMCESDARWISRAMPQPHELKADVVDRRMDLLGELRSLNTGVDPVLEETVLYGVAFHRQQGG; encoded by the exons ATGAAGAGCATGCGAGGGTTATTGCACACAACCAGTGTCGAAACTACAAATGAACAAAAGACTACATTCGCTACCACTTCTGTTGCTGGACACAAAAGAAGTTTATCAACAGTGGGAGAAGAACATCACTTCAAGGCTTCTGCCTCTCGAGCGACTGTGCAGTTTCAGCGAGCCGTCAGTCTCCCCTCTGCCCCTCCTCGAATTTCTGCGAGCCGCATTGTTCGGCTCGATGAGCGAGTCGGGCCGTCTGAGTATTCTCAACGGAGGGCTATTGCTGCGACTCCGACATCGTCTTGTGATCCTGAACTCGAATTAAGCCATTCTACATATGGACTTCCTCAACAGCTGGTTGATAATTTTGCTTCACTTGGCATAAAACAAATATATCCATGGCAGAAAGCTTGCCTCAAAGGCCCTGGACTTCTGACAGGAGACAAGAACCTTGTGTATTGTGCACCAACTGGCGGTGGCAAGTCTCTTGTGGCTGATG TGCTCATGCTGAAAAGAATTctggaagaaaaaggaacaAAGGCCCTCCTTGTGTTACCATATGTTGCTTTGGTTCAAGAGAAAGTTCGTTGGCTTCGTAGTGTGGTACAAGGCTTACGCTTCGCCTCTGAAACAGCGGTCGATGACGACAAACGCATATGGCGTAGACGAGCTGATGAGAACACAGTCCGTATCATTGGTTTCTTCGGGGGTGGAAAAGTTAGAGCAACTTGGGCTGATTTTGATATTGGCGTGTGCACATTGGAGAAG GCAAACGCACTCGTGAATACGGCTATTGATGACTGTTCGATCTCCAAGCTTCGCGCGGTTGTGCTTGATGAGTTACacatggttgatgatgatcatcGAGGCTATTTGTTAGAACTCGTGGCGACCAAACTGCTCAGCCTGGAGCAGCGTGTACAAATTGTGGGCATGAGTGCCACTCTCCCG AATATGGACATGATGGCTCGATGGCTCGAAGGGCATTGTTACGAAACTCGGTATCGACCGGTTCCTATCGAGGAACATCTCGTGTATGACGGAAATATTTATCCCGCAAGTTCTACAAGCGGTCTCATCAAAACAGCGGCACAGCTGAACAGTCGGTCTACACAGACACAGGCACAGATGAGGCCCATCCGGCGGATCGAGCCATCCACCCAGAAGGAGCTTCGCGACCCAGTATTAAATGCAGTGGTCACACTTGCTCACGAGACCGCTGTTGCTGGTTTCGGTGCCCTCGTCTTTGCCGGCAGTCGTGGCATGTGCGAGTCTGACGCACGATGGATTAGCCGGGCTATGCCCCAGCCAcatgagctcaaggctgacGTTGTTGACAGAAGGATGGACTTGTTGGGAGAGCTTCGGAGTCTTAACACTGGGGTTGATCCGGTATTGGAAGAGACGGTCCTTTATGGCGTTGCATTTCATC GCCAGCAAGGCGGGTGA
- a CDS encoding hypothetical protein (EggNog:ENOG41), protein MAYLHLAHTLADAFNALADEVQTLTDRKTVLEHKLRFAHEQFQYLADKYAPAAPEIADTLAKLQIPPYTSVDNSLPVPLPRAYSSGSQHQLALVIRDGRRVANQLASLGETSKTTGTGSSRETESQPSHVATSMSTALEQDFTVQGKKGHLQCPFSKPATASGSGVRDEDAQDTTPHHSTDPICAAMYEESTSQQARTNTNGSSAVKCPIRYMDKHSAEEIAHYVETHKHELPRSHEVCLRRYQRDEDQIKKIDSKYGDIVSMIEGLGQLHQPMLPEAEQDPNRPNDVAQPSNERVENWAQAVSVNSDPDNTQVPTLEDGDRQSHFDRPLKEVRVGESPSRPWGISIPVYNLSGHGDDQPLSPPPAPVCMPISAQAAASAQESIKKMPGKCTGTHGFILTS, encoded by the exons ATGGcatatcttcatcttgcgCACACGTTGGCAGATGCTTTCAACGCCCTTGCTGATGAAGTTCAGACCTTGACAGATCGAAAGACCGTCTTGGAGCACAAGCTTCGCTTTGCCCATGAACAG TTCCAGTATCTGGCTGACAAATATGCTCCAGCCGCGCCAGAAATAGCTGATACCCTGGCTAAGCTCCAGATACCTCCGTATACATCTGTTGATAATTCATTGCCTGTTCCTCTTCCACGCGCGTACAGCTCCGGTTCCCAACACCAGCTTGCCCTCGTCATCCGTGACGGACGCCGAGTAGCTAATCAGCTTGCCTCGCTGGGCGAAACAAGTAAAAccactggcactggctcCAGCAGAGAGACCGAGTCGCAACCTTCCCACGTAGCCACTTCCATGTCGACAGCGCTAGAACAAGACTTCACGGTCCAAGGAAAGAAGGGCCATCTCCAATGCCCGTTCTCCAAGCCTGCCACGGCTAGCGGCTCTGGGGTCCGCGACGAAGATGCACAGGACACAACCCCTCATCATTCGACGGACCCTATCTGCGCAGCCATGTACGAAGAATCTACTTCTCAGCAAGCCCGCACAAACACAAACGGCTCATCAGCCGTCAAGTGTCCCATTCGTTACATGGACAAACACTCGGCTGAGGAGATTGCCCACTATGTTGAGACGCACAAACATGAACTCCCTCGAAGCCATGAAGTTTGCCTCCGCCGGTACCAACGTGACGAAGATCAAATCAAGAAGATAGATTCCAAATATGGCGATATAGTGAGCATGATTGAAGGGTTGGGTCAGCTTCACCAGCCCATGCTACCCGAGGCTGAACAGGACCCGAATCGACCAAATGACGTGGCCCAGCCATCTAATGAAAGAGTTGAGAACTGGGCACAGGCTGTTAGTGTAAACTCGGACCCAGATAATACACAGGTGCCGACTCTGGAGGATGGAGACCGGCAGAGTCATTTCGATCGGCCCCTCAAGGAAGTACGTGTTGGAGAATCGCCCAGCCGGCCTTGGGGAATATCTATTCCAGTCTACAACCTCTCAGGTCACGGCGACGACCAACCTctctcaccaccaccagcgccTGTCTGCATGCCGATCTCCGCTCAAGCTGCTGCCAGCGCCCAGGAATCAATAAAGAAGATGCCAGGCAAAT GTACCGGAACACACGGTTTCATCCTCACCTCATAA
- a CDS encoding hypothetical protein (EggNog:ENOG41), with protein sequence MTNQSSLDSTAKEAGADSAFPYGTRSRNRTGTSRINYAEDRDIDGDVYDYYHDKKDSDSKKTSRQSSAAVNGDGPRGGASSRKAGTDEQKAAQVANAPKEQRSGSSNNVPTTTQQSAASQPTRKRKVAGNPAGSTNPAASVNNSTKKAAASGTTPSIVWPESNMLTFDNCRSRPVNGKMVADDGTSLEPNDHVYLVCEPPGEPYYLGRIMEFLHVQNDSSKPVEAVRINWYYRPKDIGRKSTDLRMVFATMHSDISPLTALRGKCQIHHKAEIEDMELYRKAHDSFWYDKLYDRYIQKNYDLIPTRSIVNVPANVKKVLDERWKYVLVEQGRGKELTSAVKLCKRCAGYCARGFAWSCAACSRAQERKLEARNTPNVNDPSFDAEDDDPMDEEDEEMQGLETNRTSPEEGDHTHHEGTAEQIYQASLWPYRYLGMHCKPEDALDYDDRIYPRASTRIGPRNQANVSPWPGKPVEYVKPLEIKKNGKKDTKSKEALAAIEADKISRGKRPKWVQDMPPGYTARGEDFDNDDPKCTATRMWIPPPDKVIKEKDINEYMEKAKGMTKDLGLPERSTNLQDVAANKLFLAEFDTQHALKDLSETKKEAFKEPELTPAEQKKFEEAVIKYGSELYLVRKHVKTMHYGMVTRYYYAWKKSARGKQVLENQAGRKGKKEAKRAEAAASKLADDVADNDDDSAFDIEKANQKKQGFVCQFCSATFSRQWRRAPNPVPWIVNDGGPKSSSKEKGQDRVVALCRRCAELWRRYAIRYEDVDEVSKKVNQGSGRSWKRKQDEDLLRELQVAKEMGMMTPERAPTPSAAPAVATVQEPPRKKLKGAASDKDVDNVHSDAASATGSTTSKKKDKSVENLTVPDIPKPLVLPCAVCGQLEPRGEQHLSCRECRLTVHRNCYGIMDNRNSGKWTCDMCANDKNPQVSIPKVTHHKKKMSEKDRERERLEVQQARKAADFYRKKQEEMHRPVNPREPLKRTADNNWVHVTCAVWTPEVKFGNAKALEPSEGIPSIPRSRYDETCQVCNKQDGACVSCHQCRIPFHAECARQHGHVLGFEVTSVKSSRRDQFSIVAINGESGIMSATVWCKDHAPTKTKIHQMQDIVDESGLNALQLYVQNYKQADLALTGTVRKANLMTNAAKLPGTTTQPGLRRSSTTNIPNGGWGQQRNGDTADVASDSKQPGEKVCITCGIDTSPKWWPIDNSQERELTNGHYGTLGSEAQKFVEQRRFQCHKCRKAQRTAKPHPWRSPLMADAPLPSAHGAGIQGTTTHALRSPPQMVPAPRETNSSTAYAWPPPVHAPTVPPPPMQAPALVADHALGARPPPPAPYAPLQPQRPSYSDWGRPASQQGSPPRHITGGPPIHNAPPMSTLSSLRPPPVVGPGPPLGSSPPAPPPANHHGGPASQPYTNGLPPSPRRLNGPAPPPRYTHPYQTHGHSAPPPPPPASHLPPPTLTNGAPPPPSRHDDFSHELHPQRPTYPAPHGSPTGPRNGPQPSSSRPASGASASPSLRNLLS encoded by the exons ATGACCAATCAATCGAGTTTGGACAGCACAGCCAAAGAAGCTGGGGCAGACTCAGCCTTTCCATACGGCACACGTTCCCGTAACAGAACTGGTACTTCGCGTATTAACTACGCCGAGGATAGGGACATTGATGGCGATGTTTATGACTACTATCACGACAAAAAGGACAGTGATTCCAAAAAGACTTCACGCCAGTCTAGCGCTGCTGTGAATGGCGATGGGCCTCGTGGCGGTGCAAGCTCGCGCAAGGCTGGCACAGATGAGCAAAAGGCAGCGCAGGTAGCGAATGCTCCCAAGGAGCAACGGTCGGGCAGTTCAAATAATGTGCCCACGACAACGCAGCAGTCGGCTGCTTCACAGCCTACACGGAAGCGCAAGGTCGCGGGTAATCCAGCTGGTTCCACTAACCCAGCGGCATCCGTCAATAATTCGACCAAaaaagcagcagcatccGGAACGACTCCGTCTATCGTATGGCCAGAATCTAATATGCTGACTTTTGACAACTGCAGAAGTCGCCCTGTCAATGGTAAAATGGTGGCCGATGATGGTACATCGCTGGAGCCAAATG ATCATGTGTACCTTGTCTGTGAGCCACCTGGAGAACCCTATTACCTGGGCCGCATCATGGAGTTCCTTCATGTGCAGAATGACAGCAGCAAACCCGTGGAAGCTGTTCGCATCAACTGGTACTACAGACCCAAGGACATCGGCCGAAAATCTACAGACCTCCGAATGGTTTTTGCAACGATGCACTCCGACATCAGCCCGTTGACGGCGCTACGCGGAAAATGTCAGATTCACCACAAagctgagattgaggatATGGAATTATATCGAAAGGCCCATGACAGCTTTTGGTACGACAAGCTGTACGACCGCTATATCCAGAAGAACTACGACTTGATTCCGACGCGTTCTATTGTCAACGTCCCAGCTAATGTGAAAAAGGTTCTCGACGAGCGCTGGAAATACGTGCTAGTCGAGCAGGGGCGTGGCAAGGAGCTCACTAGCGCCGTTAAGCTCTGCAAGAGATGCGCCGGCTATTGCGCAAG AGGGTTTGCCTGGTCATGTGCAGCATGCAGTCGAGCCCAGGAAAGGAAGCTGGAGGCTCGTAATACGCCTAATGTTAATGATCCAAGCTTCGATGCCGAAGATGACGATCCtatggatgaagaggacgaggagatgCAGGGGCTTGAGACTAATCGGACCAGTCCCGAAGAAGGAGACCATACTCACCACGAGGGCACTGCCGAGCAAATATACCAGGCCTCTCTTTGGCCGTACCGGTATCTCGGAATGCATTGCAAGCCCGAGGACGCACTCGACTACGACGACAGAATTTATCCCCGCGCAAGTACGAGAATTGGACCCAGAAATCAAGCAAATGTTTCCCCGTGGCCTGGAAAGCCGGTCGAGTACGTCAAGCCactcgagatcaagaaaaACGGCAAGAAAGACACCAAATCCAAGGAAGCATTGGCTGCTATTGAAGCCGATAAGATCTCACGTGGGAAGCGACCGAAGTGGGTTCAAGACATGCCCCCCGGCTACACAGCTCGGGGAGAAGATTTTGACAACGACGACCCCAAGTGTACCGCAACTCGCATGTGGATTCCTCCCCCAGATAAAGTGATTAAAGAGAAGGACATTAACGAGTACATGGAAAAGGCCAAGGGAATGACAAAAGATCTCGGATTGCCAGAACGTTCGACCAACCTGCAAGACGTGGCTGCCAACAAATTGTTTCTTGCAGAATTCGACACGCAACATGCCCTCAAGGATCTTTCTgagaccaagaaggaggcaTTCAAAGAGCCAGAACTGACACCAGCAGAGCAAAAGAAATTTGAGGAAGCAGTGATAAAATACGGCTCTGAACTTTATCTTGTGAGAAAGCACGTCAAAACTATGCACTATGGCATGGTAACTCGTTACTACTACGCCTGGAAGAAGTCGGCACGTGGGAAGCAGGTTTTGGAGAACCAGGCCGGTCGCAAAGGAAAAAAGGAGGCCAAAAGAGCAGAAGCGGCTGCCAGTAAGCTGGCAGATGATGTTGCGGATAACGATGACGATTCTGCGTTTGATATTGAGAAAGCAAATCAGAAAAAGCAAGGATTTGTGTGTCAATTTTGCTCCGCGACATTCTCGCGACAATGGAGGCGCGCTCCGAACCCCGTTCCCTGGATCGTCAACGATGGGGGCCCGAAGAGCTCGAGTAAGGAAAAGGGCCAAGACCGTGTGGTAGCTTTGTGCCGTCGCTGCGCTGAGCTATGGCGCAGATATGCTATTCGATATGAAGATGTGGACGAGGTTTCCAAGAAGGTCAACCAGGGCAGCGGCCGAAGCTGGAAACGGAAGCAAGACGAAGACCTTCTCAGGGAGTTGCAAGTCGCGAAGGAAATGGGCATGATGACGCCGGAACGGGCACCGACTCCTTCAGCGGCCCCAGCTGTTGCCACCGTGCAAGAACCGCCACggaagaagctcaaaggTGCAGCTTCTGACAAGGATGTGGACAATGTTCACTCGGATGCTGCTAGTGCAACCGGCTCTACCacttccaagaagaaggacaagagtGTGGAAAACCTTACAGTCCCCGATATTCCGAAACCTCTTGTGCTGCCTTGTGCAGTCTGTGGGCAACTGGAACCTCGAGGGGAGCAGCACTTGTCGTGCCGCGAATGCCGCCTGACGGTACACCGCAACTGCTATGGTATCATGGATAATCGAAACTCCGGGAAATGGACTTGTGATATGTGTGCAAACGATAAAAACCCACAAGTCTCAATC CCGAAAGTAACACATCACAAAAAGAAGATGTCGGAGAAGGATCGTGAGCGAGAACGCCTGGAGGTTCAGCAAGCTCGGAAAGCTGCGGACTTTTACCGCAAGAAGCAGGAAGAGATGCATCGCCCCGTCAACCCCCGGGAACCACTCAAGAGGACCGCGGACAACAATTGGGTCCATGTTACCTGCGCTGTCTGGACTCCAGAAGTCAAGTTTGGTAACGCCAAAGCACTGGAACCTTCGGAAGGTATTCCTTCGATTCCCAGGAGCAGATATGATGAGACTTGTCAAGTGTGCAACAAACAGGATGGAGCCTGTGTGTCGTGCCATCAGTGTCGCATTCCAT TCCACGCGGAATGCGCTCGGCAACATGGGCACGTTCTTGGATTTGAAGTGACATCTGTGAAAAGTTCGCGAAGAGACCAGTTTAGCATTGTGGCTATCAATGGGGAGAGTGGCATCATGTCGGCAACTGTATGGTGTAAGGATCACGCCCCCACGAAGACTAAGATTCATCAGATGCAAGATATTGTGGATGAATCGGGACTTAATGCTTTACAGCTCTATGTACAGAACTACAAGCAGGCCGACCTGGCACTGACAGGCACGGTCCGCAAGGCCAATCTCATGACAAACGCCGCCAAGTTGCCAGGTACAACGACTCAGCCTGGCCTACGCAGGTCCTCGACAACAAATATTCCCAATGGCGGGTGGGGCCAGCAGCGAAATGGGGACACGGCAGACGTGGCATCAGACTCAAAACAACCAGGAGAAAAGGTCTGCATCACCTGTGGTATTGACACCAGCCCGAAGTGGTGGCCGATCGATAATTCGCAGGAACGCGAACTCACCAATGGGCATTACGGCACACTCGGGAGCGAAGCACAGAAATTCGTGGAACAGAGACGATTCCAATGCCATAAATGTCGAAAGGCCCAGCGTACAGCAAAGCCGCACCCGTGGCGGTCTCCTCTCATGGCAGACGCTCCATTACCTTCGGCTCACGGCGCAGGCATACAAGGTACGACAACACATGCTTTGCGCAGTCCACCACAGATGGTGCCTGCCCCTCGGGAGACCAATTCTTCTACTGCTTATGCTTGGCCTCCACCAGTTCATGCTCCGACagttcctccaccaccaatgCAAGCGCCTGCCCTCGTCGCAGATCATGCCCTGGGCGCCCGGCCTCCTCCCCCTGCCCCATACGCgccccttcaacctcaacgacCATCATATAGTGACTGGGGACGACCTGCGAGCCAGCAAGGTTCGCCTCCTCGACACATCACTGGGGGACCCCCAATCCACAATGCACCGCCGATGTCCACACTATCTTCGTTGCGACCACCTCCAGTTGTAGGACCAGGGCCTCCGCTTGGATCTTCACCACCTGCACCACCGCCAGCAAACCATCATGGTGGTCCCGCGTCGCAGCCTTATACCAACGGACTCCCTCCATCACCTCGACGATTGAATGGACCAGCGCCACCACCTCGTTATACTCATCCGTATCAAACCCACGGACACAGCGCTCCTCCGCCCCCTCCTCCTGCGTCGCAtttaccaccaccaacgctGACGAATGGGGCACCACCGCCTCCGTCGCGGCACGATGATTTCTCTCATGAACTTCACCCGCAGAGGCCGACTTATCCTGCTCCTCACGGAAGCCCAACAGGCCCTCGAAATGGGCCACAGCCTTCATCGAGTCGCCCGGCGAGTGGAGCAAGTGCCAGTCCCTCGCTACGAAATCTCCTTTCTTGA
- a CDS encoding hypothetical protein (EggNog:ENOG41~MEROPS:MER0001367), with the protein MSTPDNLSIPQAELVSRKAHVLPGQLSVTELFFKVPLDYTDIQGPSITLFARAVKKHDVPIFPPDDEESENSPKDEFGEPPKPYMVYLEGGPGFGNREPQDHPLTRHALAKGYQLLLLDHRGVGLSTPVGADMLSLVSEDVEGRTRYLGLMRQDNTVRDCEAVRKYLTASWPAAKQPWSIFGQSYGGFIALSYLSMHPEGLREVFLTGGLAPVGKKPDQVYEATFRRVIQRNEQYYEKFPEDVENVRQVAKFIESKGGSIPLPSGGVLTVPRLLTIGISFGSHGGFDQVHSTILTLKASLDQFGFFNRASLVPLEGWNPFDTNIIYAILHEAIYCDGPGLASAWSANRIGKELKPFSWLNDNYSTDSTSGCLYFSGEMIFPFHFETYPELQILRQEAELLASRDTWPALYDQEKLHKNKVPVYAASFVEDMYVDYNFARDTAKLVKGTKTFETNVMYHSALRAKSDEVLQQLFSLRDDVID; encoded by the coding sequence ATGTCTACGCCTGATAACTTGTCCATCCCCCAAGCCGAACTGGTCAGCAGGAAAGCTCACGTGCTGCCCGGGCAATTAAGTGTCACggagctcttcttcaaagtACCTCTCGACTACACGGATATCCAGGGCCCTTCCATCACGCTATTTGCACGTGCTGTCAAGAAACACGATGTTCCCATATTCCCAcccgatgatgaagagtcaGAGAACAGCCCAAAAGACGAATTTGGCGAGCCCCCAAAGCCATACATGGTCTATCTTGAGGGAGGGCCGGGCTTTGGCAACCGTGAACCGCAGGATCATCCCCTCACCCGCCACGCTCTTGCAAAGGGATACCAGCTTCTCTTACTTGACCATCGCGGCGTTGGCCTGAGTACACCAGTTGGTGCTGATATGCTAAGCCTTGTATCTGAAGACGTTGAAGGCCGCACTCGGTATCTCGGCCTCATGCGCCAGGACAACACAGTCCGGGACTGCGAAGCTGTAAGGAAGTACCTTACCGCCTCATGGCCCGCTGCCAAACAACCATGGTCCATCTTTGGCCAGTCGTACGGAGGTTTCATCGCACTATCCTATTTGTCCATGCATCCAGAAGGCCTTCGGGAAGTCTTTCTCACTGGCGGCCTAGCCCCTGTGGGTAAGAAGCCTGATCAAGTATATGAAGCAACATTCCGACGGGTCATACAGCGCAACGAGCAGTACTACGAAAAATTCCCAGAGGACGTCGAAAACGTCCGTCAAGTAGCTAAATTCATAGAGAGTAAAGGTGGCAGTATTCCGTTGCCATCTGGCGGTGTCCTCACCGTTCCTCGTCTCCTGACCATAGGCATTTCCTTTGGAAGCCATGGTGGCTTCGACCAGGTTCACTCTACGATCCTGACTTTGAAAGCATCTCTGGATCAATTCGGGTTTTTCAACAGAGCATCCCTCGTGCCACTTGAAGGCTGGAACCCATTTGATACCAACATCATATACGCCATCCTTCACGAAGCCATATATTGTGACGGCCCTGGTTTAGCCTCCGCCTGGTCAGCCAACCGCATTGGAAAAGAACTCAAGCCATTCTCCTGGCTGAATGACAACTACTCAACGGATTCTACCAGCGGATGCCTCTACTTCTCTGGAGAAATGATCTTCCCATTTCACTTCGAAACTTACCCAGAACTCCAGATACTTCGCCAAGAGGCTGAGTTATTGGCCAGTCGCGATACCTGGCCTGCCCTTTACGATCAGGAGAAGCTCCATAAGAATAAAGTTCCTGTATATGCCGCTTCTTTCGTTGAGGATATGTACGTCGACTATAACTTTGCAAGAGACACAgccaagcttgtcaaggGTACAAAGACTTTTGAGACGAACGTCATGTATCACTCGGCATTGAGAGCGAAATCGGATGAGGTGCTGCAGCAATTGTTTAGCCTGAGAGACGATGTCATTGACTAG
- a CDS encoding hypothetical protein (EggNog:ENOG41~BUSCO:EOG09263OAE), producing the protein MAQVLLDLFYSFGNCLNCFPGNPNLKINNRSFKILRLLGEGGFSYVYLVEDTSSHELFALKKIRCPFGAESVQQAMREVDAYRLFSHVPTIISAVDHSVATERGADEATKTVYVLLPYYKRGNLQDMINANLVNHDRFPERRLMLLFLGVCKALRAMHDYKPAVERMHMGREEDELNHGERNNTRGKRTEEEEEGEQERGLLEEENQVSGGRSIQHYAHRDIKPGNIMIDDSGSTPILMDLGSVAPSPIPVTSQSLALQIQDTAAEHSTMPYRAPELFDVQTGMVIDTKVDIWSMGCTLYACLVGKSPFEMRSDETGGTLSLCVLGGDWRFPDEGPAGVKRSNSMRPQQGQQQQQAPAVEISEPIRDVVRKCLRVEPAERPDIHELIEMVEEVIEDLPDDSH; encoded by the exons ATGGCGCAAGTACTTCTGGACCTCTTCTACTCGTTCGGGAATTGTCTCAACTGCTTTCCCGGAAACCCcaatctcaagatcaacaaccggagcttcaagatcttgagattaCTTGGAGAG GGCGGCTTCTCTTACGTATACCTCGTCGAAGATACCTCAAGCCACGAACTTTTCGCACTTAAAAAGATCCGATGTCCCTTTGGCGCTGAATCGGTACAGCAGGCCATGCGTGAGGTTGATGCCTATCGGCTCTTCTCTCACGTTCCAACCATCATATCCGCTGTCGACCATTCCGTCGCAACCGAGCGCGGCGCCGACGAGGCGACAAAAACCGTTTACGTCCTTCTGCCATACTACAAGCGCGGTAATCTGCAGGACATGATCAATGCAAACTTGGTCAACCATGATCGGTTCCCCGAGCGTCGTCTCATGTTGCTCTTCCTCGGAGTGTGCAAGGCTCTGCGTGCCATGCATGACTATAAGCCTGCCGTGGAGCGCATGCACATGGGGCgggaagaggatgagctgAACCACGGCGAGAGAAACAACACGCGAGGAAAGCGaaccgaggaagaagaggagggcgAGCAAGAAAGGGGtctgctggaggaggagaaccAAGTCAGTGGAGGTAGATCTATTCAACACTACGCCCACAGAGATATCAAACCAG GCAACATAATGATCGATGACTCCGGCTCAACCCCGATCCTCATGGATTTAGGATCCGTCGCTCCGTCGCCGATTCCTGTTACATCGCAATCTCTGGCCCTCCAGATTCAAGACACGGCCGCTGAACATTCAACCATGCCTTACCGTGCCCCTGAGCTTTTTGATGTTCAGACTGGCATGGTAATTGATACAAAGGTTGATATTTGGTCCATGGGCTGCACTCTCTACGCCTGCCTTGTCGGCAAGTCCCCCTTTGAGATGCGCTCCGACGAGACCGGTGGTACTCTGTCTCTGTGTGTTCTAGGTGGCGATTGGCGCTTCCCCGATGAAGGACCTGCTGGCGTGAAGCGTTCTAACAGCATGCGCCCGCAACAaggacaacagcaacaacaagcacCAGCGGTTGAGATCAGCGAGCCGATTCGCGATGTCGTCAGGAAGTGTCTGCGTGTTGAACCCGCTGAGCGACCGGATATTCACGAGTTAATCGAAATGGTTGAAGAAGTTATCGAGGACCTTCCTGATGACTCCCATTAG